In one Juglans regia cultivar Chandler chromosome 11, Walnut 2.0, whole genome shotgun sequence genomic region, the following are encoded:
- the LOC108993633 gene encoding receptor-like protein CLAVATA2 encodes MDMKWVSIVCPWKTLKLLHALLLLLLMLLRSDCCLCVDVDPEDKASLLLFKSLVQDPDQSLSSWVGSNCTTWTGLSCDNRTGRVVSISLTNVNLSGRIHPNLCTLSFLEYLNLSHNYFRCPIPLCLGNLTSLKAIDLSQNRFFGVVPDTLMGLTNLKELVLSGNQDLGGPVPWWLGNFSTNLEKLHLSLNSFRGEIPESLLSLRSLKYLDLGNNYLSGDLRDFHQSLVVLNLGSNQFSGTLPCLSASTQSINILNIANNGIQGGIPTCIASLQALTHLNLSFNHLSYEISPRLVFSEKLLVLDLSDNDLSGPLPRKIAETTEKSGLVLLDLSHNHFFGEIPLRIMELKSLQALFLSHNHLTGEIPARIGNLTYLQVIDLSHNLLSGSIPLNIVGCFQLLALILDNNNLSGEIHPELDALDSLKILDISNNKISGEIPLTLAGCKSLEFVDLSSNNLSGMLNDAITKWSNLRFLNLSQNRFNGNLPSWLFTFEAIQMVDFSGNKFSGFILDSNFNISLYFNQGDIGRMARKQFVATPSVNIKVSMVVSDSNESSFNYYLSSTVGIDLSNNLLHGEIPEGLFGLEGLEYLNLSHNFLDGQVPGLEKMRSLEALDLSRNSLSGQLPGNISSLQDLTFLNLSYNCFSGFVPKKQGYWRFQGAFAGNPDLCVENSSGSCDTASLPAVPGKTFQDGMVEGPISIWVFCLSFFVSFYFGVVAIFCSARTRNYILQTKV; translated from the coding sequence ATGGATATGAAATGGGTTTCGATTGTTTGCCCCTGGAAAACCCTTAAATTACTACATGCACTCCTCCTCTTGTTGTTGATGCTGTTGCGTTCCGACTGTTGTCTGTGTGTTGATGTTGACCCAGAAGACAAAGCCTCCCTTCTGCTGTTCAAATCGTTGGTCCAAGACCCAGACCAGAGCTTGTCAAGCTGGGTTGGGTCTAACTGCACCACCTGGACCGGTCTCTCCTGTGATAACCGGACCGGTCGGGTGGTTTCAATCAGCCTGACGAACGTGAACTTGTCAGGCCGGATTCACCCCAACTTGTGCACACTTTCGTTTCTTGAATACCTGAATCTGTCCCATAACTACTTTAGATGCCCAATCCCATTATGTTTGGGTAATTTGACCAGTCTCAAAGCTATCGATCTTAGCCAAAATAGGTTTTTTGGTGTTGTGCCTGACACACTCATGGGGCTTACGAATTTGAAAGAACTTGTTTTGAGTGGTAACCAAGATTTGGGAGGTCCTGTTCCTTGGTGGCTTGGTAATTTCTCaacaaatttggaaaaacttcATCTGAGTCTCAATTCTTTTAGGGGGGAAATTCCTGAAAGCTTGTTGTCTCTCAGGTCTTTGAAGTATTTGGATCTTGGTAACAATTATTTATCGGGTGATCTTCGCGATTTTCACCAATCTTTGGTGGTTCTTAATCTTGGGTCTAATCAGTTTTCGGGAACTTTGCCTTGTCTTTCTGCTTCTACTCAGTCTATCAACATTTTGAACATAGCTAACAATGGTATTCAGGGAGGAATACCTACTTGTATTGCTTCACTTCAAGCTTTGACACATCTAAACCTGTCATTCAATCACTTAAGTTATGAGATATCTCCTAGACTTGTGTTTTCAGAGAAGCTTCTTGTGTTGGATTTGAGTGACAATGATTTGTCTGGTCCTCTACCACGCAAGATTGCAGAGACAACTGAGAAATCGGGACTTGTCCTTCTTGACTTATCTCACAATCACTTCTTTGGGGAAATTCCCTTGAGGATAATGGAACTGAAAAGCTTGCAGGCACTGTTTCTTTCACACAATCATCTTACAGGGGAAATTCCTGCAAGGATTGGAAACTTGACATATCTCCAAGTGATTGATCTCTCGCACAACTTGTTATCGGGTTCCATTCCTTTGAACATTGTTGGATGCTTTCAGCTACTTGCATTGATACTTGATAACAACAATCTTTCTGGTGAAATTCATCCAGAGCTTGATGCATTGGATAGCTTGAAGATACTAGATATTAGCAATAACAAGATTTCCGGCGAGATCCCACTAACTTTGGCTGGCTGTAAGTCTCTGGAGTTTGTAGATTTGAGCTCCAACAATCTCTCTGGAATGTTGAATGATGCAATAACCAAATGGTCCAACCTAAGGTTTCTCAACCTGTCTCAGAACAGATTCAATGGAAATCTACCTAGTTGGCTCTTCACATTCGAAGCTATCCAAATGGTGGATTTCTCTGGCAACAAGTTTTCTGGCTTCATACTGGACAGTAATTTCAACATTAGCTTATACTTCAACCAGGGAGATATTGGTAGAATGGCTAGAAAGCAATTTGTTGCAACACCGAGTGTGAATATCAAAGTGTCAATGGTCGTCTCGGATAGCAATGAATCAAGCTTCAATTACTATCTATCTTCAACGGTTGGAATTGATCTATCGAATAATTTGCTACATGGAGAGATTCCAGAGGGTCTATTTGGATTGGAGGGTTTGGAATACCTGAATCTGTCGCACAATTTTCTTGATGGCCAGGTTCCTGGTTTAGAGAAGATGCGCAGTTTAGAGGCCTTGGATTTGTCACGTAATTCTTTATCAGGTCAGCTCCCAGGAAACATTTCCAGTCTTCAAGACCTGACATTCTTGAACCTTTCTTATAATTGTTTCTCTGGATTTGTTCCTAAGAAACAAGGGTATTGGAGGTTTCAAGGTGCATTTGCTGGAAACCCAGACTTATGTGTGGAGAACTCCAGTGGAAGTTGTGACACAGCAAGCCTTCCAGCGGTGCCTGGTAAGACTTTTCAGGATGGAATGGTGGAAGGGCCAATTTCTATATGGGTGTTCTGTTTAAGCTTTTTTGTTAGCTTCTACTTCGGAGTTGTTGCGATCTTTTGTTCAGCTCGAACAAGAAACTACATTCTCCAGACTAAAGTTTAA